A single genomic interval of Mangifera indica cultivar Alphonso chromosome 5, CATAS_Mindica_2.1, whole genome shotgun sequence harbors:
- the LOC123217264 gene encoding WD repeat-containing protein WDS homolog yields the protein MDNSEILIGPRGLIKRHEFVRVIVQCLYSLGCKNSASCLESESGILYKSVDFEKLELQILNGNWDGCIDTLNAISGLNLNDEVRASVLFLVFKQCLLEYLNRGEESLALDVLRKKVPSLIVSKEKVHNLASSIVCLEEKELGKIDENAIFEFRKRLLVELERLLPPPIVLPQRRLEHLVETAVTSQIDSCLYHNSPDAVSLYEDHCCGRDQIPTETVQILSEHKNEVWFVQFSNNGQYLASSSSDCTAIIWKVLEDDTLTFKHTLRSHENPVSFVAWSPDDSSLLTCGNAEVLKLWDVETGICKHTFGDHGFIVSSCAWFPDSKRLVCGSSDPEKGIFMWDCDGNEIKAWRGMRMPKVLDLAVTPDGENLISVLSDKDIRILNLGTNAERVICEEHRITSLSISVDSKFFIVNLNSQEIHLWDVAGNWEKPLKYKGHKQNEYVIRSCFGGLDSTYIASGSENSQVYIWNRRSSKPIEVLIGHSMTVNCVSWNPKRLQMLASASDDHTIRIWGPSLSKKTQSERLI from the exons ATGGATAATTCAGAAATATTGATTGGCCCGAGAGGTCTGATAAAGAGGCATGAATTTGTCAGAGTTATAGTTCAATGTTTATATTCATTAGGCTGCAAGAATTCGGCTTCTTGTTTGGAGTCTGAGTCTGGAATATTATACAAATCTGTGGATTTTGAAAAGCTTGAACTGCAAATACTTAATGGGAATTGGGATGGTTGTATTGATACACTTAATGCAATTTCGGGTTTGAATTTAAACGATGAGGTGAGAGCTTCAGTGTTGTTTTTGGTATTTAAACAATGTCTTTTGGAGTATTTAAATCGTGGGGAGGAGTCATTGGCTTTGGATGTTTTAAGGAAAAAAGTTCCTTCATTAATTGTGAGCAAGGAGAAAGTTCACAACCTTGCTTCAAGTATCGTTTGCTTGGAGGAGAAAGAGTTGggcaaaattgatgaaaatgctatttttgagTTCCGGAAGAGGTTGTTGGTGGAGTTGGAGAGATTGCTTCCTCCACCCATTGTGTTGCCTCAAAGAAGGCTGGAACATCTTGTTGAAACTGCGGTTACATCACAGATTGATTCATGTTTGTATCACAATTCACCTGATGCTGTTTCTTTGTATGAGGATCATTGCTGTGGTAGAGATCAGATTCCCACGGAGACTGTTCAG ATATTGAGTGAGCATAAGAATGAAGTTTGGTTTGTACAATTTTCTAATAATGGGCAGTACTTAGCCTCTTCGTCGAGTGACTGCACAGCTATTATATGGAAG GTGCTGGAAGATGATACACTGACATTTAAACACACGCTCCGAAGCCATGAAAACCCAGTTTCTTTTGTTGCATGGAGTCCAGATGACTCAAGTCTGCTTACATGTGGTAATGCAGAAGTTCTCAAGCTTTGGGATGTGGAAACAGGTATATGCAAGCATACATTTGGAGATCATGGCTTCATTGTAAGCTCTTGTGCTTGGTTTCCCGACTCAAAGCGACTTGTGTGTGGCAGTTCTGACCCTGAAAAGGGAATCTTCATGTGGGATTGTGACGGGAACGAGATTAAAGCATGGAGGGGAATGAGGATGCCCAAGGTGCTGGATCTTGCTGTGACACCAGATGGAGAAAACCTTATCAGCGTATTATCAGATAAAGATATCCGGATACTAAACTTGGGGACAAATGCTGAGAGGGTGATCTGTGAGGAGCACCGAATTACATCCCTTTCAATATCTGTAGATAGTAAGTTCTTTATTGTTAACTTAAACAGCCAAGAGATCCATTTGTGGGATGTTGCTGGAAATTGGGAAAAGCCACTAAAGTATAAGGGCCACAAGCAAAACGAATATGTGATACGGTCCTGCTTCGGTGGGTTGGATAGTACATATATTGCTAGCGGGAGTGAGAATTCTCAG GTCTACATCTGGAATCGGCGGAGCTCTAAGCCAATTGAAGTTTTAATTGGTCATTCGATGACTGTAAATTGTGTGAGCTGGAACCCTAAGAGGCTCCAGATGTTGGCATCAGcgagtgatgatcatacaatcCGTATCTGGGGTCCAAGCCTATCCAAGAAGACACAGTCCGAAAGACTCATTTGA
- the LOC123216802 gene encoding uncharacterized protein LOC123216802 isoform X2: protein MTGLARPHDRNTLQSLPSNHSHRRNVWHLLALREISPRTKYVPRRQWGEASRLSARGSRNESLRDVKHGLVSWVEAGSLRHLSAKYCPLLPPPRSTIAAAFSPDGRTLASTHGDHTVKILDCQTGNCLKVLSGHRRTPWVVRFHPLRPEILASGSLDHEVRLWDANTSVCIVSRDFYRPIASIAFHAEGELLAVASGHKLYIWPYNNRMEDSKPTVVLKTRRSLRAVHFHPHAAPFLLTAEVNDLDSSDSSMTRATSPGYLRYPPPAVFVANTQSSDHVNLNSKLPPMSMPLLFVPSVSIDNSRMDMDSQHANRHVGSRNMQVESSAAKHFQLHVNVPEQQDTTVSPMETFPVSLPGSFPSTEEPINNSFPNGIESGISDHQGDAMDTDEMQPVEASQRGDSINLDNLSGATMGMPAHISTRSSITEFGQIQRFLPIRDPSCWELPFLQGWLMGQSQAGVPPVLPLSGSSRDHTAQYGGSTSIPHPSTFNVEATVASLAVPGSMNLSAVRGRPKRYHIPHTQFSGSVSGEAASFSNALRDGTDPQPIISRIQSELATSLAAAAAAELPCTVKLRVWSHDIKNPCSPLNGEKCHLTIPHAVLCSEMGAHFSPCGRFLAACVACMLPYSEADPGLQTFVHQEPGTTATSPTRHPISAHQVMYELRIYSLEESTFGSVLVSRAIRAAHCLTSIQFSPTSEHILLAYGRRHGSLLKSIVIDGETSSPIYTVLEVYRVSDMELVRVLPSAEDEVNVACFHPFAGGGLVYGTKEGKLRLLQYDRAPDANCGGPNYFTAENMEEVD from the exons ATGACGGGACTTGCTAGACCACACGATCGAAACACCCTCCAGTCACTACCGTCCAATCATTCCCATCGCAG AAATGTTTGGCACTTGTTGGCGCTGAGAGAGATTTCGCCGAGAACAAAATATGTGCCGAGAAGGCAGTGGGGCGAAGCTTCTAGATTGAGTGCTCGTGGGTCCAGGAATGAATCATTGAGAGACGTAAAGCACGGTCTTGTTTCATG GGTTGAGGCTGGATCATTGCGGCACTTATCAGCCAAGTATTGCCCTTTGCTGCCTCCTCCTAGGTCAACTATTGCTGCAGCATTTAGTCCTGATGGGAGAACACTTGCTTCTACGCA TGGTGACCACACTGTAAAGATACTTGATTGCCAAACTGGAAACTGCTTAAAGGTCTTAAGTGGTCATCGGAGGACACCTTGGGTG GTTAGGTTCCACCCATTGCGTCCTGAAATACTTGCAAGTGGGAGCTTGGATCATGAAGTTCGCCTATGGGATGCAAACACATCAGTGTGTATAGTGTCTCGTGATTTCT ATCGACCCATTGCTTCCATTGCTTTCCATGCTGAAGGTGAACTTCTTGCTGTTGCATCAGGCCACAAG CTGTACATATGGCCCTACAACAACAGAATGGAAGATTCCAAGCCAACAGTTGTGTTGAAGACAAGGCGCTCACTTCGAGCTGTACATTTTCACCCACATGCTGCGCCATTTCTCTTGACTGCTGAG GTGAATGATCTTGACTCTTCAGATTCCTCGATGACAAGAGCAACATCTCCGGGTTACTTGCGATATCCTCCACCTGCCGTTTTTGTGGCAAATACTCAATCTAGTGACCatgttaatttgaattcaaaacttCCTCCCATGTCCATGCCTTTATTGTTTGTGCCTTCTGTTTCTATTGATAATTCAAGAATGGATATGGATTCGCAGCATGCTAATAGGCATGTTGGCTCAAGAAACATGCAAGTGGAGTCTTCTGCTGCTAAGCATTTCCAGTTACATGTAAATGTTCCAGAACAGCAAGATACTACAGTGTCTCCTATGGAGACGTTTCCTGTGAGTCTTCCTGGATCGTTTCCCAGTACAGAAGAACCTATAAATAATTCTTTCCCTAATGGGATAGAAAGTGGTATTTCTGACCACCAAGGGGATGCCATGGATACCGATGAAATGCAGCCGGTAGAAGCAAGCCAAAGAGGTGACTCAATTAACCTAGATAATCTTAGTGGTGCAACAATGGGAATGCCTGCACATATATCCACTCGATCATCTATCACTGAATTTGGCCAAATTCAGCGGTTTTTACCCATTAGGGATCCATCTTGTTGGGAGCTTCCATTTTTGCAAGGATGGTTAATGGGCCAAAGCCAAGCTGGTGTTCCCCCAGTGCTTCCTCTTAGTGGCAGCAGTCGTGATCATACAGCTCAATATGGGGGTTCCACCTCAATTCCTCATCCGTCTACATTTAATGTTGAGGCCACGGTGGCTTCATTAGCAGTTCCTGGAAGCATGAACTTATCTGCAGTTCGTGGTAGACCCAAACGATATCATATTCCACACACCCAGTTCTCTGGATCTGTGTCTGGAGAAGCTGCGTCTTTCAGTAATGCCTTACGTGATGGTACTGATCCTCAACCTATCATCAGTAGAATTCAGTCTGAACTCGCCACGTCACTGGCTGCAGCTGCAGCTGCAGAGTTACCTTGTACTGTGAAGCTCAGAGTATGGTcacatgatataaaaaatccTTGTTCTCCACTTAATGGTGAAAAATGCCACCTGACAATACCACATGCAGTCCTTTGTAG TGAAATGGGTGCCCATTTTTCACCTTGCGGGAGATTTTTAGCTGCTTGTGTTGCTTGCATGCTTCCTTACTCTGAAGCTGATCCAGGGCTACAAACATTTGTCCATCAAGAACCTGGCACTACTGCAACATCCCCAACTCGCCATCCAATCTCAGCACACCAAGTCATGTATGAGCTTCGTATATATTCGCTCGAGGAGTCAAC TTTTGGTTCAGTTCTTGTATCACGAGCGATCCGAGCTGCTCATTGTTTGACTTCAATCCAG TTTTCACCCACTTCTGAGCACATATTACTTGCTTATGGTCGGCGTCATGGTTCTCTTCTTAAAAGTATTGTCATCGATGGGGAAACATCATCACCTATTTACACTGTTCTTGAG GTTTACAGAGTTTCAGATATGGAACTTGTAAGAGTGCTTCCTAGTGCAGAGGATGAGGTCAATGTTGCTTGCTTCCATCCTTTTGCTGGAGGAGGTCTTGTTTATGGGACCAAG GAAGGAAAGCTTAGGCTCCTTCAGTACGACAGAGCTCCGGATGCAAACTGCGGTGGACCAAATTATTTTACTGCAGAAAACATGGAAGAGGTAGACTA
- the LOC123216802 gene encoding uncharacterized protein LOC123216802 isoform X1, with translation MTGLARPHDRNTLQSLPSNHSHRRNVWHLLALREISPRTKYVPRRQWGEASRLSARGSRNESLRDVKHGLVSWVEAGSLRHLSAKYCPLLPPPRSTIAAAFSPDGRTLASTHGDHTVKILDCQTGNCLKVLSGHRRTPWVVRFHPLRPEILASGSLDHEVRLWDANTSVCIVSRDFYRPIASIAFHAEGELLAVASGHKLYIWPYNNRMEDSKPTVVLKTRRSLRAVHFHPHAAPFLLTAEVNDLDSSDSSMTRATSPGYLRYPPPAVFVANTQSSDHVNLNSKLPPMSMPLLFVPSVSIDNSRMDMDSQHANRHVGSRNMQVESSAAKHFQLHVNVPEQQDTTVSPMETFPVSLPGSFPSTEEPINNSFPNGIESGISDHQGDAMDTDEMQPVEASQRGDSINLDNLSGATMGMPAHISTRSSITEFGQIQRFLPIRDPSCWELPFLQGWLMGQSQAGVPPVLPLSGSSRDHTAQYGGSTSIPHPSTFNVEATVASLAVPGSMNLSAVRGRPKRYHIPHTQFSGSVSGEAASFSNALRDGTDPQPIISRIQSELATSLAAAAAAELPCTVKLRVWSHDIKNPCSPLNGEKCHLTIPHAVLCSEMGAHFSPCGRFLAACVACMLPYSEADPGLQTFVHQEPGTTATSPTRHPISAHQVMYELRIYSLEESTFGSVLVSRAIRAAHCLTSIQFSPTSEHILLAYGRRHGSLLKSIVIDGETSSPIYTVLEVYRVSDMELVRVLPSAEDEVNVACFHPFAGGGLVYGTKEGKLRLLQYDRAPDANCGGPNYFTAENMEEVETYALEC, from the exons ATGACGGGACTTGCTAGACCACACGATCGAAACACCCTCCAGTCACTACCGTCCAATCATTCCCATCGCAG AAATGTTTGGCACTTGTTGGCGCTGAGAGAGATTTCGCCGAGAACAAAATATGTGCCGAGAAGGCAGTGGGGCGAAGCTTCTAGATTGAGTGCTCGTGGGTCCAGGAATGAATCATTGAGAGACGTAAAGCACGGTCTTGTTTCATG GGTTGAGGCTGGATCATTGCGGCACTTATCAGCCAAGTATTGCCCTTTGCTGCCTCCTCCTAGGTCAACTATTGCTGCAGCATTTAGTCCTGATGGGAGAACACTTGCTTCTACGCA TGGTGACCACACTGTAAAGATACTTGATTGCCAAACTGGAAACTGCTTAAAGGTCTTAAGTGGTCATCGGAGGACACCTTGGGTG GTTAGGTTCCACCCATTGCGTCCTGAAATACTTGCAAGTGGGAGCTTGGATCATGAAGTTCGCCTATGGGATGCAAACACATCAGTGTGTATAGTGTCTCGTGATTTCT ATCGACCCATTGCTTCCATTGCTTTCCATGCTGAAGGTGAACTTCTTGCTGTTGCATCAGGCCACAAG CTGTACATATGGCCCTACAACAACAGAATGGAAGATTCCAAGCCAACAGTTGTGTTGAAGACAAGGCGCTCACTTCGAGCTGTACATTTTCACCCACATGCTGCGCCATTTCTCTTGACTGCTGAG GTGAATGATCTTGACTCTTCAGATTCCTCGATGACAAGAGCAACATCTCCGGGTTACTTGCGATATCCTCCACCTGCCGTTTTTGTGGCAAATACTCAATCTAGTGACCatgttaatttgaattcaaaacttCCTCCCATGTCCATGCCTTTATTGTTTGTGCCTTCTGTTTCTATTGATAATTCAAGAATGGATATGGATTCGCAGCATGCTAATAGGCATGTTGGCTCAAGAAACATGCAAGTGGAGTCTTCTGCTGCTAAGCATTTCCAGTTACATGTAAATGTTCCAGAACAGCAAGATACTACAGTGTCTCCTATGGAGACGTTTCCTGTGAGTCTTCCTGGATCGTTTCCCAGTACAGAAGAACCTATAAATAATTCTTTCCCTAATGGGATAGAAAGTGGTATTTCTGACCACCAAGGGGATGCCATGGATACCGATGAAATGCAGCCGGTAGAAGCAAGCCAAAGAGGTGACTCAATTAACCTAGATAATCTTAGTGGTGCAACAATGGGAATGCCTGCACATATATCCACTCGATCATCTATCACTGAATTTGGCCAAATTCAGCGGTTTTTACCCATTAGGGATCCATCTTGTTGGGAGCTTCCATTTTTGCAAGGATGGTTAATGGGCCAAAGCCAAGCTGGTGTTCCCCCAGTGCTTCCTCTTAGTGGCAGCAGTCGTGATCATACAGCTCAATATGGGGGTTCCACCTCAATTCCTCATCCGTCTACATTTAATGTTGAGGCCACGGTGGCTTCATTAGCAGTTCCTGGAAGCATGAACTTATCTGCAGTTCGTGGTAGACCCAAACGATATCATATTCCACACACCCAGTTCTCTGGATCTGTGTCTGGAGAAGCTGCGTCTTTCAGTAATGCCTTACGTGATGGTACTGATCCTCAACCTATCATCAGTAGAATTCAGTCTGAACTCGCCACGTCACTGGCTGCAGCTGCAGCTGCAGAGTTACCTTGTACTGTGAAGCTCAGAGTATGGTcacatgatataaaaaatccTTGTTCTCCACTTAATGGTGAAAAATGCCACCTGACAATACCACATGCAGTCCTTTGTAG TGAAATGGGTGCCCATTTTTCACCTTGCGGGAGATTTTTAGCTGCTTGTGTTGCTTGCATGCTTCCTTACTCTGAAGCTGATCCAGGGCTACAAACATTTGTCCATCAAGAACCTGGCACTACTGCAACATCCCCAACTCGCCATCCAATCTCAGCACACCAAGTCATGTATGAGCTTCGTATATATTCGCTCGAGGAGTCAAC TTTTGGTTCAGTTCTTGTATCACGAGCGATCCGAGCTGCTCATTGTTTGACTTCAATCCAG TTTTCACCCACTTCTGAGCACATATTACTTGCTTATGGTCGGCGTCATGGTTCTCTTCTTAAAAGTATTGTCATCGATGGGGAAACATCATCACCTATTTACACTGTTCTTGAG GTTTACAGAGTTTCAGATATGGAACTTGTAAGAGTGCTTCCTAGTGCAGAGGATGAGGTCAATGTTGCTTGCTTCCATCCTTTTGCTGGAGGAGGTCTTGTTTATGGGACCAAG GAAGGAAAGCTTAGGCTCCTTCAGTACGACAGAGCTCCGGATGCAAACTGCGGTGGACCAAATTATTTTACTGCAGAAAACATGGAAGAG
- the LOC123216802 gene encoding uncharacterized protein LOC123216802 isoform X3, whose translation MTGLARPHDRNTLQSLPSNHSHRRNVWHLLALREISPRTKYVPRRQWGEASRLSARGSRNESLRDVKHGLVSWVEAGSLRHLSAKYCPLLPPPRSTIAAAFSPDGRTLASTHGDHTVKILDCQTGNCLKVLSGHRRTPWVVRFHPLRPEILASGSLDHEVRLWDANTSVCIVSRDFYRPIASIAFHAEGELLAVASGHKLYIWPYNNRMEDSKPTVVLKTRRSLRAVHFHPHAAPFLLTAEVNDLDSSDSSMTRATSPGYLRYPPPAVFVANTQSSDHVNLNSKLPPMSMPLLFVPSVSIDNSRMDMDSQHANRHVGSRNMQVESSAAKHFQLHVNVPEQQDTTVSPMETFPVSLPGSFPSTEEPINNSFPNGIESGISDHQGDAMDTDEMQPVEASQRGDSINLDNLSGATMGMPAHISTRSSITEFGQIQRFLPIRDPSCWELPFLQGWLMGQSQAGVPPVLPLSGSSRDHTAQYGGSTSIPHPSTFNVEATVASLAVPGSMNLSAVRGRPKRYHIPHTQFSGSVSGEAASFSNALRDGTDPQPIISRIQSELATSLAAAAAAELPCTVKLRVWSHDIKNPCSPLNGEKCHLTIPHAVLCSEMGAHFSPCGRFLAACVACMLPYSEADPGLQTFVHQEPGTTATSPTRHPISAHQVMYELRIYSLEESTFGSVLVSRAIRAAHCLTSIQFSPTSEHILLAYGRRHGSLLKSIVIDGETSSPIYTVLEVYRVSDMELVRVLPSAEDEVNVACFHPFAGGGLVYGTKEGKLRLLQYDRAPDANCGGPNYFTAENMEEVD comes from the exons ATGACGGGACTTGCTAGACCACACGATCGAAACACCCTCCAGTCACTACCGTCCAATCATTCCCATCGCAG AAATGTTTGGCACTTGTTGGCGCTGAGAGAGATTTCGCCGAGAACAAAATATGTGCCGAGAAGGCAGTGGGGCGAAGCTTCTAGATTGAGTGCTCGTGGGTCCAGGAATGAATCATTGAGAGACGTAAAGCACGGTCTTGTTTCATG GGTTGAGGCTGGATCATTGCGGCACTTATCAGCCAAGTATTGCCCTTTGCTGCCTCCTCCTAGGTCAACTATTGCTGCAGCATTTAGTCCTGATGGGAGAACACTTGCTTCTACGCA TGGTGACCACACTGTAAAGATACTTGATTGCCAAACTGGAAACTGCTTAAAGGTCTTAAGTGGTCATCGGAGGACACCTTGGGTG GTTAGGTTCCACCCATTGCGTCCTGAAATACTTGCAAGTGGGAGCTTGGATCATGAAGTTCGCCTATGGGATGCAAACACATCAGTGTGTATAGTGTCTCGTGATTTCT ATCGACCCATTGCTTCCATTGCTTTCCATGCTGAAGGTGAACTTCTTGCTGTTGCATCAGGCCACAAG CTGTACATATGGCCCTACAACAACAGAATGGAAGATTCCAAGCCAACAGTTGTGTTGAAGACAAGGCGCTCACTTCGAGCTGTACATTTTCACCCACATGCTGCGCCATTTCTCTTGACTGCTGAG GTGAATGATCTTGACTCTTCAGATTCCTCGATGACAAGAGCAACATCTCCGGGTTACTTGCGATATCCTCCACCTGCCGTTTTTGTGGCAAATACTCAATCTAGTGACCatgttaatttgaattcaaaacttCCTCCCATGTCCATGCCTTTATTGTTTGTGCCTTCTGTTTCTATTGATAATTCAAGAATGGATATGGATTCGCAGCATGCTAATAGGCATGTTGGCTCAAGAAACATGCAAGTGGAGTCTTCTGCTGCTAAGCATTTCCAGTTACATGTAAATGTTCCAGAACAGCAAGATACTACAGTGTCTCCTATGGAGACGTTTCCTGTGAGTCTTCCTGGATCGTTTCCCAGTACAGAAGAACCTATAAATAATTCTTTCCCTAATGGGATAGAAAGTGGTATTTCTGACCACCAAGGGGATGCCATGGATACCGATGAAATGCAGCCGGTAGAAGCAAGCCAAAGAGGTGACTCAATTAACCTAGATAATCTTAGTGGTGCAACAATGGGAATGCCTGCACATATATCCACTCGATCATCTATCACTGAATTTGGCCAAATTCAGCGGTTTTTACCCATTAGGGATCCATCTTGTTGGGAGCTTCCATTTTTGCAAGGATGGTTAATGGGCCAAAGCCAAGCTGGTGTTCCCCCAGTGCTTCCTCTTAGTGGCAGCAGTCGTGATCATACAGCTCAATATGGGGGTTCCACCTCAATTCCTCATCCGTCTACATTTAATGTTGAGGCCACGGTGGCTTCATTAGCAGTTCCTGGAAGCATGAACTTATCTGCAGTTCGTGGTAGACCCAAACGATATCATATTCCACACACCCAGTTCTCTGGATCTGTGTCTGGAGAAGCTGCGTCTTTCAGTAATGCCTTACGTGATGGTACTGATCCTCAACCTATCATCAGTAGAATTCAGTCTGAACTCGCCACGTCACTGGCTGCAGCTGCAGCTGCAGAGTTACCTTGTACTGTGAAGCTCAGAGTATGGTcacatgatataaaaaatccTTGTTCTCCACTTAATGGTGAAAAATGCCACCTGACAATACCACATGCAGTCCTTTGTAG TGAAATGGGTGCCCATTTTTCACCTTGCGGGAGATTTTTAGCTGCTTGTGTTGCTTGCATGCTTCCTTACTCTGAAGCTGATCCAGGGCTACAAACATTTGTCCATCAAGAACCTGGCACTACTGCAACATCCCCAACTCGCCATCCAATCTCAGCACACCAAGTCATGTATGAGCTTCGTATATATTCGCTCGAGGAGTCAAC TTTTGGTTCAGTTCTTGTATCACGAGCGATCCGAGCTGCTCATTGTTTGACTTCAATCCAG TTTTCACCCACTTCTGAGCACATATTACTTGCTTATGGTCGGCGTCATGGTTCTCTTCTTAAAAGTATTGTCATCGATGGGGAAACATCATCACCTATTTACACTGTTCTTGAG GTTTACAGAGTTTCAGATATGGAACTTGTAAGAGTGCTTCCTAGTGCAGAGGATGAGGTCAATGTTGCTTGCTTCCATCCTTTTGCTGGAGGAGGTCTTGTTTATGGGACCAAG GAAGGAAAGCTTAGGCTCCTTCAGTACGACAGAGCTCCGGATGCAAACTGCGGTGGACCAAATTATTTTACTGCAGAAAACATGGAAGAGGTAGACTAG